The Lolium rigidum isolate FL_2022 chromosome 1, APGP_CSIRO_Lrig_0.1, whole genome shotgun sequence region AACTCGGATGAAGATAATATTCTGGATACCAACGATGATTATGGATACCGTCGTCCATACAATCAGTTACTTGGACTTCACCCCTACAAGGAGATCACTTTCTTCATCATTGAGCCAACTGTAGCAGTGGCTTACCATTTGGATAGCTCAAAAGTTCAATACATAGGTTGCACAATCTTGAGCCACGGCAGTTCTAGATTGTGCATAGAGGAGTCATTCCTATACACCCCTTGCATGATTGGAGATCTTCGAGAAAATGCAAGCGCATTCAAAGATTAACTTATATACAATTAATTTGTGGTGCAAACTTTTTTTTACTACTATATGTTTGCTCAGTTGCCATGACACTTATAATCTTGTAAGTTACTTTGTTGGAAACTTTTAATTCTGCATCCACCGGGCCGGCCTGTTAATTTGGAGCTACATTCACCAAAAAAGTTGCAGCCTGGTACGACAATTATACACTCACATGAAATAACTTTGATAATAAAAAACCATCTCTCTCGTTTACAAGATAAATAAACATTTTATCAATTGGACATTGAACTTTCCAAATAGCCTCAAATACAAACGATCTGGGACCTTGGAGCAAGTGACACTTAGCTTGAGAACCTAAAAGTAATGGACTGCCATAACATGTGACCCAGTCGGAAATTGATACAACAGGGTGTCACTGGTGGATGAAATCGGGCCGCTCGCTACGATCGGGGCGGATTTACGGATCATGTCAGGTGTTACCCCAGAGTTGTCACGTTCGCGCAATAAATTTTCCTAAAAGTAATTAGCCCTGTGTGTACAACTAGGCTATGTTGTTGTGCGGTTTTCAGAGCCGGTTTTCCATTATGACTGGATACATGTCCATCATATGTAACTTCCTTTCCATTCAACTTTCAAAGTACTGATCTAGGATTATCTATAGGTGAAGTATCCTATGTCCACTGCCCGAGGGAAGCAAATAAAGTGGCTCACGAGCTAGCGAGGAAGGGTTATATTGATAAAATCTCTTGTAATTGGGACGATGATCCCCCTAGCTTTATTTTGCCTACCCTCGTAGATGATGTAACGATGCATTGATTTGGACCCAGCAAGTTTTTAACGCACTCTTtttcttaccagggtacctaaggggactggaaggtttttaatgaggcggcatgCTGATGTGTTTTATATATTGAGatatgatttcaaaaaaaaaaactttcaaaGTCTCCTAAAAAGGAGCTGGACCACTTTGACAGCCATTAACATCGAAAAAACAATAGTTGCCATTGCATACATCCCATCGTTTCGTTTCAAGTACGCAAGGCCAATGTTTAGCTAGATGACACGGGCACATGGATCACATATTCACATGCAATGATGTGCTCTGTACTATGAACCGATTCTTCTCTAGATCAACATAATGACAATATATAGTGGGACTGCATAAACAAAGTACGTCACATTCTCTAAAAGAATAGAAAATGTATAAAGTAGTAAATGAAAACACATATTAATATGTTTCTTAAGCAGCGATGAAGACGTGACGGTTGGCCCTGGTTGGCGTTCTCGTTTGTGGTTGGCCACTGAACTGGTCTGACATCAACATTGTTGGCGTGCACTCGGGTGCGGCGAAGACGCTTCTCGCCAGGCACGGTTGGAGATGGTTCAAGGACGGTCCCAGCAAAGACGATGGCACCAGACCTCTCCTCGATTACAAAGAAGGCAAACGGATGGTCAGCGACGAAATCCACGGGTGCATGCGTCACGGAGCTCGCGCCGCACATCATGGAGCCGGTGACCGCCGCTGCCTCGGTACCGTCCTCATTCACCTCGATGACAGCCTTGTGGACGATACTCTGCAGAGCCAGCGGCCTTTCGCCCTCCGCCATGTCGTGCAGGTCGGCTTCTTCCTCGTCGAACGCCGCCTGGAGTCCCAGGCTCTGGAGAACGGCGGACATGTCCCCCGAGAAGGTTAGCTTGAACCTGGGCAGCCGGAATTTTCCGACCTTGACGAGACTCGTCGGCAGGTGCTCCCACATGAAGTCCGAGCTGGATGACGATGCGATGGTGTTTATGAGGGTCGCGAGACCGTCGCGGGCATCCGGGAGGAAGATACACATGGAGAATCTGGGCGGGGGCGAGAAGCGGTCGTGCATGCCTTGCTTGTACGGGAGCTGGAGCACCTTGAACCCGTCGTGGCAGGCGATGTACTCGCGCCCCCAGCTGCGCATGAAGGGCACATCGAAGGTGCTGCCGTCGAGGCGGTGGAACTTGCCGTCCACGGTGTACTCCTTGAGGAAAGGATCCTGCCACCTGCCcttgaagtagacggcgttggcgacgatgacgtcggtctGCCTGGAGACTTGCCCGTCGGTGAGGAGCGAATCGATGAGGTTGTTGGTTGCGGCGGCCGCCCACGCGTTGATTTGTTTCACGGCTTTTGCTGGCTGCACCACAGGTAAGTAGGCGTAACGAATGATTAGAGTCATCACTTGGGAAACACAAGAAGGCACCACACGAGTGAATGAGTTTCGCCATGGAAAAAAATCAGTTCATTTAAATTATGTTTTAATTTGGGCTGTTCGGTTAGTCTAGACTAAATCATATATGTGCTCTTCATCGGCTAGATCGAACCCTAGCTATGCCCAACTCATGTGTACAGAATCTTTCGAATTCCTAGCTCCTTCCCTAAACATTAATATTCACACGATGTTTAAACATTAttgagtttgaaattcaaattttacTTGAAAAGCTTGTCCCATTATTTCACGAAATCCTTGGCCGGCCCCTTGGAGATTTATTTTCTTACTTTGGACACGACAAGATGGAGAAAGAGCGCGGGTGCGGACTGACCTGTTGCCGGAAGTCGACGGCGCGGGTATCGGCCTTGTAGtcctgggcggcggcgcggcggaaggCGGGCTTCAGCTGCCGGGTCTGGTCGTGCCACACGCCGCACGCGAAGGACACGCGCGGCCCGCCCTTGAGCGAG contains the following coding sequences:
- the LOC124661647 gene encoding putative serpin-Z5; protein product: MESTATTTKPLGPTALALRLLGELAETGAHGSNLIFSPLSIYAALALTAAGARGATLQEFLAVLGATSRDELAETVRGLAEQALADRSLKGGPRVSFACGVWHDQTRQLKPAFRRAAAQDYKADTRAVDFRQQPAKAVKQINAWAAAATNNLIDSLLTDGQVSRQTDVIVANAVYFKGRWQDPFLKEYTVDGKFHRLDGSTFDVPFMRSWGREYIACHDGFKVLQLPYKQGMHDRFSPPPRFSMCIFLPDARDGLATLINTIASSSSSDFMWEHLPTSLVKVGKFRLPRFKLTFSGDMSAVLQSLGLQAAFDEEEADLHDMAEGERPLALQSIVHKAVIEVNEDGTEAAAVTGSMMCGASSVTHAPVDFVADHPFAFFVIEERSGAIVFAGTVLEPSPTVPGEKRLRRTRVHANNVDRM